A genomic stretch from Streptomyces sp. QL37 includes:
- a CDS encoding FAD-binding oxidoreductase: protein MDGTLLETMRTALRGPVIGPDDQEYEQARAVYNAMIDKRPAAVVRCRDTADVMAAVDFVRENGLDVAVRGGGHSGPGLGLRDDAVTLDLSPMHGVRVDPATQTAQADGGATLGDLDHVTHAFGLATPSGIMSTTGVGGLTLGGGHGYLTRKYGLSVDNLVSADVVLADGSFVATNPSEHPDLFWALRGGGGNFGIVTSFDFELHPVDTVGVGITVWPLELFQDVMRWYRDFLPQAPDDLYGFFASLSVPPGPPFPEEIHGQKMCGVVWSSTADPDSLGETLAVVNEPGPPAFHFTAPMPYPALQSMFDALMPSGLQWYWRGDFFDRITDDAVDVHAAFAEKLPTGLSTMHLYPVDGAAARVGPDDTAWAYRDALWSGVIAGIDPDPANAAALREWAVSYWEALHPHSMGGGYVNFLGTGESQDRVRATYRGHHDRLAEIKRSYDPHNLFHANQNIEPAPPH from the coding sequence ATGGACGGCACGCTGCTGGAGACTATGAGGACAGCCCTGCGCGGCCCGGTCATCGGGCCGGACGACCAGGAGTACGAGCAGGCCCGCGCGGTCTACAACGCCATGATCGACAAGAGGCCGGCCGCCGTGGTCCGGTGCCGCGACACCGCGGATGTCATGGCGGCCGTCGACTTCGTACGCGAGAACGGCCTGGACGTCGCCGTCAGGGGCGGCGGACACAGCGGGCCCGGCCTCGGCCTCCGGGACGACGCCGTGACGCTCGACCTCTCGCCCATGCACGGCGTACGGGTCGACCCGGCCACCCAGACCGCCCAGGCGGACGGCGGCGCGACACTGGGCGACCTCGACCACGTCACCCATGCCTTCGGCCTCGCCACCCCGTCGGGGATCATGTCCACCACCGGCGTCGGCGGGCTCACCCTCGGCGGCGGCCACGGCTATCTCACCCGGAAGTACGGCCTCTCGGTGGACAACCTGGTGTCCGCGGACGTGGTCCTGGCCGACGGCAGCTTCGTCGCCACGAACCCGAGCGAGCACCCCGACCTCTTCTGGGCGCTGCGTGGCGGCGGCGGCAACTTCGGCATCGTCACGTCGTTCGACTTCGAGCTGCACCCCGTCGACACCGTGGGTGTCGGCATCACCGTGTGGCCCCTGGAGCTGTTCCAGGACGTCATGCGCTGGTACCGCGACTTCCTGCCGCAGGCACCGGACGACCTGTACGGCTTCTTCGCCTCGCTGAGCGTCCCGCCGGGCCCGCCCTTCCCCGAGGAGATACACGGACAGAAGATGTGCGGGGTCGTCTGGTCCTCGACGGCCGACCCGGACTCCCTGGGCGAGACCCTCGCCGTGGTGAACGAACCGGGGCCGCCCGCCTTCCACTTCACGGCGCCGATGCCCTATCCGGCGCTGCAGTCGATGTTCGACGCGCTGATGCCGTCCGGCCTCCAGTGGTACTGGCGCGGGGATTTCTTCGACCGGATCACGGACGACGCCGTCGACGTGCACGCCGCCTTCGCCGAGAAGCTCCCCACCGGCCTGTCGACCATGCACCTGTACCCGGTCGACGGAGCCGCCGCCCGGGTAGGCCCCGACGACACCGCCTGGGCCTACCGTGACGCGCTCTGGTCCGGCGTCATCGCCGGCATCGATCCCGACCCGGCCAACGCGGCGGCGCTGCGGGAGTGGGCCGTAAGCTACTGGGAGGCGCTGCACCCGCACTCCATGGGCGGCGGCTACGTGAACTTCCTCGGCACCGGCGAGTCCCAGGACCGGGTCCGGGCCACCTACCGCGGCCACCACGACCGGCTCGCGGAGATCAAGCGGTCCTACGACCCGCACAACCTCTTCCACGCAAACCAGAACATCGAGCCCGCGCCGCCGCACTGA
- a CDS encoding PP2C family protein-serine/threonine phosphatase has protein sequence MGKRDGRRGSAPGNSRSRLFVRALPALMIGAGIVLDLATPTVVSAVPLFAAAPLIAAPFFSLASTVRVGVAAILVVLAIRISDGELGRVVPVTDLLTLITVSALSLVINRVVRRRNEQLASARVIAETAMRAVLPTPEDRIGGLQVAARYEAAQADEFVGGDLFAVADTPYGVRLVLGDVRGKGLDAVAAVAVVIGAFREAAEQELSLEGVVQRLERALAREGSRRGGLDSMEGFVTAVVAEIPSGSDALRVVNRGHPEPLVLHADGTLDVLAPTAPALPLGMGLDAWPDRSDEWTLPAGSMFLAFTDGLSEARDAKGVFYDPAARLRGRLFPGPEELLSALTDDVRLHTGGRSTDDLALLAVGRPARGQQERRTTVKIVGRDRG, from the coding sequence GTGGGGAAGCGGGACGGACGGCGGGGGAGCGCGCCCGGGAACTCACGTTCCCGGCTGTTCGTGCGCGCGCTTCCGGCCCTGATGATCGGCGCCGGCATCGTCCTCGACCTCGCGACCCCGACGGTGGTCTCCGCCGTACCGCTCTTCGCCGCGGCGCCGCTGATCGCCGCGCCCTTCTTCTCGCTGGCCAGCACCGTCCGTGTCGGGGTGGCCGCGATCCTGGTGGTGCTCGCCATCCGGATCTCGGACGGCGAGCTCGGCAGGGTCGTGCCGGTCACCGACCTGCTCACCCTGATCACCGTCTCCGCGCTCTCCCTCGTCATCAACCGCGTCGTACGCCGCAGGAACGAGCAGCTGGCCTCGGCCAGGGTCATCGCGGAGACCGCGATGCGCGCGGTGCTCCCGACGCCGGAGGACCGGATCGGCGGACTGCAGGTCGCGGCGCGGTACGAGGCGGCCCAGGCGGACGAGTTCGTCGGCGGCGACCTGTTCGCCGTCGCGGACACGCCGTACGGGGTGCGCCTCGTTCTCGGGGACGTACGGGGCAAGGGCCTGGACGCCGTGGCCGCGGTGGCCGTCGTGATCGGTGCGTTCCGGGAGGCGGCCGAGCAGGAGCTGTCGCTGGAGGGGGTCGTCCAGCGGCTGGAGCGGGCGCTGGCCCGTGAGGGCTCGCGGCGGGGCGGGCTGGACTCCATGGAGGGGTTCGTCACCGCCGTCGTCGCGGAGATCCCGTCCGGCTCGGACGCCCTGCGGGTCGTCAACCGCGGGCACCCCGAGCCACTCGTCCTGCACGCGGACGGGACGCTCGACGTGCTGGCGCCGACGGCGCCCGCCCTGCCGCTCGGGATGGGGCTGGACGCGTGGCCGGACCGGTCGGACGAGTGGACACTGCCGGCCGGGTCGATGTTCCTGGCGTTCACCGACGGGCTCTCCGAGGCGCGGGACGCGAAGGGTGTCTTCTACGACCCGGCGGCCCGGCTGCGTGGCCGGCTCTTCCCGGGGCCCGAGGAGCTGCTGTCCGCACTCACCGATGACGTACGGCTGCACACCGGCGGACGGTCGACGGACGACCTGGCGCTCCTCGCGGTCGGCCGTCCGGCGCGAGGGCAGCAGGAGCGGCGGACGACGGTGAAGATCGTGGGGCGGGACCGTGGATGA
- the trmB gene encoding tRNA (guanosine(46)-N7)-methyltransferase TrmB, with amino-acid sequence MSEPLNPTPETPGPAAETPGPTPDADPGAMSDADAAERRAASFERQRRLRQEPRFPGGPAADPAGSHHERRIRSFQPRRSRVTTGQEDALQRLWPKWGLDIDGRSVLDLPTLFDGLPVVLEIGFGMGEATAQMAADDPGTGILAVDVHTPGQGNLLGLADRAGVSNVRVANGDAIILLREMLEPAALDGLRVYFPDPWPKKRHHKRRLIQPEFLDLVARRLKPGAVVHCATDWEPYAEQMLEVLTAHPLFENTQADGGYAPRPAFRPLTRFEGQGLDKGHVVHDVLFTRR; translated from the coding sequence GTGTCTGAGCCCCTGAACCCCACCCCAGAGACGCCCGGCCCCGCCGCGGAAACGCCCGGCCCCACGCCGGACGCCGACCCCGGTGCCATGTCGGACGCGGACGCCGCGGAGCGGCGCGCCGCCTCCTTCGAGCGCCAGCGCAGGCTGCGCCAGGAGCCCCGCTTCCCCGGCGGCCCGGCGGCCGACCCGGCGGGCTCGCACCACGAGCGCCGGATCCGCAGCTTCCAGCCCCGCCGCAGCCGGGTGACCACCGGCCAGGAGGACGCCCTCCAGCGACTGTGGCCCAAGTGGGGCCTGGACATCGACGGCCGGAGCGTCCTCGATCTCCCCACCCTGTTCGACGGTCTCCCGGTGGTCCTGGAGATCGGCTTCGGCATGGGCGAGGCGACGGCGCAGATGGCTGCCGACGACCCCGGCACCGGGATCCTCGCCGTCGATGTCCACACCCCCGGCCAGGGCAACCTGCTGGGTCTCGCGGACCGGGCCGGAGTGTCCAACGTCCGTGTCGCCAACGGCGACGCGATCATCCTGCTCCGCGAGATGCTGGAGCCGGCCGCTCTGGACGGCCTCCGGGTGTATTTCCCCGATCCGTGGCCCAAGAAGCGGCACCACAAGAGGCGGCTGATCCAGCCGGAGTTCCTCGACCTGGTGGCGCGGCGGCTGAAGCCGGGCGCGGTCGTCCACTGTGCGACGGACTGGGAGCCGTACGCGGAGCAGATGCTGGAAGTCCTGACGGCTCACCCCTTGTTCGAGAACACCCAGGCGGACGGCGGCTACGCCCCGCGGCCCGCGTTCCGGCCGCTGACCCGCTTCGAGGGCCAGGGCCTGGACAAGGGCCACGTCGTGCACGACGTGCTGTTCACCCGTCGCTGA
- a CDS encoding M23 family metallopeptidase, with protein sequence MASNQPAPEAPSSFRADSLGHEDRTWEEWNPTEESIRPVRGRHRVAKQRGLARSSTVLGVGVIAAVGAGGMATAQSKPPVSISLPDSIADNLPDAKSLPGVGAFMSGDSDSDHETVAASAPLTSAGITAAEAEQGTTDAGEALRARILQQAEQQQAGAEAEAKAAEEQAAAEAAAAEAAKQQSEAEAKAAAKKKAAEEAAKKKAEAERLAKLAASYAIPTSSYTITSTYGQSGSMWSSGHHTGLDFAAPTGTPVKAVHSGTVKSAGWSGSYGYRTVLELDDGTEIWYCHQSSMDVTAGQKVTTGETIGRVGATGNVTGPHLHLEVHTPDGTGIDPMGWLNSKGLSV encoded by the coding sequence GTGGCGTCGAATCAGCCTGCCCCCGAGGCCCCGTCATCCTTCAGGGCCGACAGCCTCGGTCACGAGGACAGGACTTGGGAGGAATGGAACCCCACCGAGGAGTCCATCCGTCCCGTACGCGGCCGGCACCGCGTAGCCAAGCAGCGTGGACTCGCCCGTAGCTCCACCGTCCTCGGTGTCGGCGTCATCGCGGCCGTCGGAGCGGGTGGCATGGCCACCGCGCAGAGCAAGCCGCCGGTCTCCATTTCTCTTCCCGATTCCATCGCGGACAATCTCCCCGACGCCAAGTCCCTTCCCGGCGTGGGTGCGTTCATGTCCGGCGACTCCGACTCGGACCACGAGACGGTCGCCGCGTCCGCCCCGCTGACCAGCGCGGGCATCACCGCCGCCGAGGCCGAGCAGGGCACCACCGACGCGGGCGAGGCGCTCCGCGCCCGCATCCTCCAGCAGGCCGAGCAGCAGCAGGCCGGAGCCGAGGCCGAGGCCAAGGCCGCGGAGGAGCAGGCGGCGGCCGAGGCGGCCGCGGCCGAGGCGGCGAAGCAGCAGAGCGAGGCGGAGGCGAAGGCCGCCGCGAAGAAGAAGGCGGCCGAAGAGGCGGCGAAGAAGAAGGCCGAGGCCGAGCGTCTCGCCAAGCTCGCCGCCAGCTACGCCATTCCGACCTCCTCGTACACCATCACCTCGACCTACGGGCAGTCCGGTTCGATGTGGTCGTCCGGCCACCACACCGGGCTGGACTTCGCGGCTCCGACCGGCACGCCGGTCAAGGCCGTGCACAGCGGCACCGTGAAGTCGGCCGGCTGGTCCGGCTCGTACGGCTACCGCACGGTCCTGGAGCTCGATGACGGTACGGAGATCTGGTACTGCCACCAGTCCTCGATGGACGTCACGGCCGGGCAGAAGGTCACCACCGGTGAGACGATCGGCCGCGTCGGCGCCACCGGCAACGTGACCGGACCGCACCTCCACCTGGAGGTCCACACCCCGGACGGCACCGGCATCGACCCCATGGGCTGGTTGAACAGCAAGGGTCTCTCGGTCTGA
- a CDS encoding aldo/keto reductase encodes MTSLRPLGSSSLQVFPLALGGNVFGWTADEDRTFAVLDAYVAAGGNFIDTADSYSAWVPGNEGGESETLIGKWLANRSRRDDVVIATKVGAHPAYKGLSPTTIKEGAEASLRRLGTDHIDLYYTHFDDESVPVEEIVTALDQLVKAGTVREIAASNISPERLRASLDFSEREGLARYVALQPHYNLVSRDTYEGALQDTAAESGLAAVPYFALASGFLTGKYRVGASVESARAEGAAKHLETERGRKVLTALDGIAQEHGAEIATVALAWLASQPTVTAPIASARTVEQLPALVAVAELRLTDKELAELTEASA; translated from the coding sequence ATGACTTCTCTGCGCCCGCTCGGTTCATCGAGCCTTCAGGTCTTCCCCCTCGCCCTCGGCGGCAACGTCTTCGGGTGGACGGCGGACGAGGACCGCACCTTCGCCGTTCTCGACGCGTACGTGGCGGCCGGAGGCAACTTCATCGACACCGCCGACTCCTACTCCGCCTGGGTCCCGGGCAACGAGGGCGGTGAGTCGGAGACCCTCATCGGCAAGTGGCTGGCGAACCGTTCCCGCCGCGACGACGTCGTCATCGCCACGAAGGTCGGCGCCCATCCGGCGTACAAGGGGCTCTCGCCCACCACGATCAAGGAGGGGGCCGAGGCGTCGCTCCGCCGGCTCGGCACCGACCACATCGACCTCTACTACACGCACTTCGACGACGAGAGCGTCCCCGTCGAGGAGATCGTCACCGCGCTCGACCAGCTGGTGAAGGCAGGCACGGTCCGGGAGATCGCCGCCTCCAACATCAGCCCCGAGCGGCTCCGGGCCTCCCTGGACTTCTCCGAGCGAGAGGGCCTCGCCCGCTACGTCGCGCTTCAGCCGCACTACAACCTCGTCTCGCGCGACACCTACGAGGGCGCGCTCCAGGACACGGCGGCCGAGTCCGGTCTCGCCGCCGTCCCGTACTTCGCGCTCGCCTCGGGCTTCCTCACCGGCAAGTACCGGGTGGGCGCCTCGGTCGAGAGCGCGCGGGCCGAGGGCGCGGCCAAGCACCTGGAGACCGAGCGCGGGCGCAAGGTGCTCACGGCGCTCGACGGGATCGCCCAGGAGCACGGAGCCGAGATCGCCACCGTGGCCCTCGCGTGGCTGGCCTCGCAGCCGACCGTGACCGCGCCCATCGCCTCCGCGCGTACGGTCGAGCAGCTGCCCGCGCTGGTGGCCGTGGCGGAACTCCGGCTGACCGACAAGGAGCTGGCGGAGCTGACCGAGGCCTCCGCCTAG
- a CDS encoding PrsW family intramembrane metalloprotease has product MYQGSVQHQQPDVPVLEEQQLDEFLGAVPERGQWRYRPRRVGMVWRSKAFRAGALITVLALCGLVILALVRRQTGTEGFLVGLGLAVLPVPLLMAAFRWLDRVEPGPWRNLLFAFSWGACAAALVAIIANSFATRWIATATADPASADTLGATVVAPVVEESAKAIAVLLIFLFRRRQFGGIVDGIVVAGFTATGFAFTENILYLGNAFGEDQQMGTTGFASVTAGTFFVRVVMSPFAHPLFTVLSGIGFGIAALGGSRHRVRRIVLPLLGLVLAMGMHALWNGSSTFGPYGFYAVYGAFMVPCFGLVTWLAIWSRQRELRTLSTELPVYAAAGWLTPAEPAALASMRARGMARDMARHWNSHPDRARGRAAARAVAEYESFATSLAMLRRRARHDGAGPDFALREQELLHHLWHRRETAAPALTYAAHATGRLRALRPPPPFPRQFPYGGPPQHLPAPHRHYGGHNPYLEDGGRPDGPA; this is encoded by the coding sequence GTGTACCAGGGGTCCGTGCAGCACCAGCAGCCGGACGTCCCGGTTCTCGAGGAGCAGCAGCTCGACGAGTTCCTGGGCGCCGTCCCGGAGCGAGGCCAGTGGCGTTACCGGCCCCGCCGCGTCGGCATGGTCTGGCGCAGCAAGGCGTTCCGTGCCGGTGCGCTGATCACGGTGCTCGCACTCTGCGGGCTGGTCATCCTGGCCCTGGTGCGCCGGCAGACGGGCACCGAGGGCTTCCTGGTGGGGCTGGGGCTGGCCGTGCTGCCCGTGCCGCTGCTGATGGCGGCGTTCCGCTGGCTCGACCGCGTCGAGCCGGGCCCCTGGCGGAATCTGCTGTTCGCGTTCTCCTGGGGCGCGTGCGCCGCCGCGCTCGTGGCGATCATCGCCAACTCCTTCGCGACCCGGTGGATAGCGACGGCCACCGCGGATCCGGCGAGCGCCGACACCCTCGGGGCCACGGTCGTCGCCCCGGTCGTCGAGGAGAGCGCGAAGGCCATCGCGGTCCTGCTGATCTTCCTCTTCCGCAGACGGCAGTTCGGCGGGATCGTCGACGGGATCGTGGTCGCCGGCTTCACCGCGACCGGCTTCGCCTTCACCGAGAACATCCTCTACCTGGGCAACGCCTTCGGCGAGGACCAGCAGATGGGGACCACGGGCTTCGCGTCGGTGACGGCGGGGACGTTCTTCGTCCGCGTGGTCATGTCACCGTTCGCGCACCCCTTGTTCACCGTGCTCTCCGGTATCGGCTTCGGTATCGCGGCGCTCGGCGGCTCGCGCCACCGGGTGCGCCGGATCGTCCTGCCCCTGCTCGGGCTCGTCCTCGCCATGGGCATGCACGCCTTGTGGAACGGCTCGTCGACCTTCGGACCGTACGGCTTCTACGCGGTCTACGGCGCCTTCATGGTGCCGTGCTTCGGGCTGGTGACCTGGCTGGCGATCTGGTCGCGCCAGCGGGAGCTGCGCACGCTCTCCACCGAACTGCCCGTGTACGCGGCGGCCGGCTGGCTCACCCCCGCCGAGCCGGCGGCACTCGCCTCGATGCGGGCGCGGGGCATGGCCCGCGACATGGCCAGGCACTGGAACAGCCACCCGGACCGCGCCCGGGGCAGGGCCGCGGCCCGCGCCGTCGCGGAGTACGAGTCGTTCGCGACGTCCCTGGCCATGCTGCGCCGGAGGGCCCGCCATGACGGCGCGGGCCCGGACTTCGCCCTCCGGGAGCAGGAGCTGCTGCACCATCTGTGGCACCGGCGGGAGACAGCCGCGCCGGCTCTGACGTACGCGGCCCACGCGACCGGCCGGCTGCGCGCCCTCCGCCCGCCACCGCCGTTCCCCCGTCAGTTCCCGTACGGCGGCCCGCCGCAGCACCTGCCCGCCCCGCACCGGCACTACGGCGGCCACAACCCGTACCTGGAGGACGGCGGGCGCCCCGACGGCCCGGCCTAG
- a CDS encoding MerR family transcriptional regulator produces the protein MEWSIQEIARRAGTTSRTLRHYGDLGLLVPSRTGANGYRYYDQAALVRLQRILLLRELGLSLPAIKDVLEGQRDTSAALRAHLRLLEQEQMRIGRQIASVRTTLRRTEEGEELMAEEVFDGFDHTAYEQEVTERWGKEAYERSDRWWRALGEDGRARFRGVHDAIARDYGEARAAGLEAGSDEVQDIARRHCEWLSATVEVTRAYVTGIGEMYVADPRFGRNYDRHGDGTAVFVRDALTVYAQHRLPG, from the coding sequence ATGGAGTGGTCCATCCAGGAAATCGCCCGACGGGCCGGCACCACGAGCCGGACCCTCCGGCACTACGGCGACCTCGGTCTTCTCGTGCCGAGCCGCACGGGCGCCAACGGCTACCGCTATTACGACCAGGCGGCCCTGGTCCGGCTCCAGCGCATCCTGCTCCTGCGGGAGCTGGGGCTCTCGCTGCCCGCGATCAAGGACGTGCTGGAAGGGCAGCGGGACACCTCGGCGGCGCTCCGGGCGCATCTGCGCCTGCTGGAGCAGGAGCAGATGCGCATCGGGCGGCAGATCGCCTCGGTGCGGACCACTCTCCGCAGGACCGAGGAAGGGGAGGAACTCATGGCCGAGGAAGTGTTCGACGGCTTCGACCACACGGCGTACGAGCAGGAGGTCACCGAACGCTGGGGCAAGGAGGCGTACGAGCGGAGCGACCGGTGGTGGCGGGCGCTGGGCGAGGACGGACGCGCGCGTTTCCGGGGCGTGCACGATGCCATCGCCCGGGACTACGGCGAGGCCAGGGCGGCCGGACTGGAGGCCGGGAGCGACGAGGTGCAGGACATCGCGCGGCGGCACTGCGAGTGGCTGTCGGCGACCGTGGAGGTCACGCGGGCGTATGTCACCGGCATCGGGGAGATGTACGTCGCCGATCCCCGCTTCGGAAGGAACTACGATCGCCACGGGGACGGAACTGCCGTCTTCGTACGGGACGCACTGACGGTCTACGCGCAGCACCGGCTCCCCGGCTGA
- a CDS encoding sugar ABC transporter substrate-binding protein, with amino-acid sequence MIKPRNSRVAAAISLVSALALTATACGDDGSGITGSKGAEGSGTGKIVFWDENGGVRTAIWKEIIADFEKANPDIDVQYVGIASTEAQSKYDTAIQGGGLPDVGGVGAAMVAGITAQDALEPLDDRVEASSLKGKLNEAMIENVRSAAGRDEMYTVPISATNGVLYYRTDLFKKAGLGEPDTWDDFYKSAAKLTDRQKNRFGYTIRGGPGSIAQALDAMYGQSGIDSFWDASGTRTTVNDPKNVAALEKYAGLYRKATPEADLNNDFTKMVAQFDSGSIAMLNHNLGSYQDHVSSLGADKFRGIPQPELADGTRVMVSNPVSGLGLLKSSENKAAAWKFIEFAASHASNSKFSESAGLIPANKEAAEDPWLDKAETTKLGAEALFSGDTKIVQLPYYLPDWNTLSKADSESGFQKVLLGKTSAKDFLDTFAEDIDEAQAEWKEQQG; translated from the coding sequence ATGATCAAACCCCGTAACAGCCGTGTCGCCGCCGCGATATCCCTGGTCTCCGCCCTGGCCCTCACCGCCACCGCCTGTGGTGACGACGGAAGCGGGATCACCGGTTCGAAGGGCGCCGAGGGCTCGGGCACGGGGAAGATCGTGTTCTGGGACGAGAACGGCGGGGTCCGTACGGCGATCTGGAAGGAGATCATCGCCGACTTCGAGAAGGCGAACCCGGACATCGACGTGCAGTACGTCGGGATCGCGTCCACCGAGGCCCAGTCCAAGTACGACACCGCCATCCAGGGCGGCGGGCTGCCGGACGTCGGGGGCGTGGGTGCCGCGATGGTCGCCGGGATCACCGCGCAGGACGCGCTGGAGCCGCTGGACGACCGGGTCGAGGCGAGCTCCCTCAAGGGCAAGCTCAACGAGGCGATGATCGAGAACGTGCGGAGTGCCGCCGGCCGGGACGAGATGTACACGGTGCCGATCTCCGCCACCAACGGCGTCCTCTACTACCGTACGGACCTGTTCAAGAAGGCAGGTCTGGGCGAGCCGGACACCTGGGACGACTTCTACAAGTCCGCCGCGAAGCTGACGGACCGGCAGAAGAACCGGTTCGGCTACACCATCCGCGGCGGCCCGGGCTCGATCGCGCAGGCGCTGGACGCGATGTACGGGCAGTCGGGCATCGACTCCTTCTGGGACGCCTCCGGCACGAGGACGACGGTCAACGACCCGAAGAACGTGGCGGCGCTGGAGAAGTACGCCGGTCTGTACAGGAAGGCCACCCCGGAGGCCGATCTCAACAACGACTTCACCAAGATGGTCGCCCAGTTCGACTCCGGCAGCATCGCCATGCTCAACCACAACCTGGGGTCCTACCAGGACCACGTGAGCTCGCTCGGAGCCGACAAGTTCCGAGGCATCCCGCAGCCCGAACTGGCCGACGGCACCCGGGTGATGGTCTCCAACCCGGTCTCCGGCCTGGGGCTGCTCAAGTCGTCCGAGAACAAGGCGGCGGCCTGGAAGTTCATCGAGTTCGCCGCGTCCCACGCGTCGAACTCCAAGTTCAGCGAGTCCGCGGGTCTGATCCCGGCCAACAAGGAGGCCGCCGAGGACCCCTGGCTCGACAAGGCCGAGACCACCAAGCTCGGCGCCGAGGCGCTGTTCTCCGGTGACACAAAGATCGTCCAGCTGCCCTACTACCTGCCGGACTGGAACACCCTGTCCAAGGCCGACAGCGAATCGGGCTTCCAGAAGGTGCTGCTCGGCAAGACGAGCGCCAAGGACTTCCTGGACACGTTCGCCGAGGACATCGACGAGGCCCAGGCGGAGTGGAAGGAACAGCAGGGCTGA
- a CDS encoding MFS transporter, translating to MVTSARRRWLLLTVVSAGLLLITLDNSILYAALPTLVEELGASSSESLWIINAYPVVMAGLLLGSGTLGDRVGHRRMLLIGLVVFGAASLAAAFSPTPEALIAARAFLAVGAAAMMPATLALIRITFEDERERNMAIAVWGTLAIVGSALGPIISGLLLQSFWWGSVFLINVPVAVVALVATPVLAPPDDADPTKRWDLPSSLLALVALVGLVIAIKETAKAEPEPLFTAAAVLAAVAGGWAFAVRQRRLPHPLLDFAIFRNRAFLAGVLAAGFSMFAIAGIQLITTQRFQLVEGFTPLRAGLLVAAVAVGALPTAVAGGAVLHRVGLLPIVAGGLALSTVGSVLILLNFDTSTGLLVTGLLITGAGLGAAMSVASSAIMGNVPARRAGMASSVEEVSYEFGSLIAVALLGSLMTAVYTATIDLPSGAPDSARDSLDRALALAGDDPSLITAASAAFDGAYFTVMIVVTAVMAVGAVVTGLLLRRHGPGSTLSTPAPH from the coding sequence ATGGTCACGAGTGCGCGGCGGCGATGGCTGCTGCTGACGGTGGTGAGTGCGGGGCTCCTGCTGATCACGCTGGACAACTCGATCCTGTACGCGGCGTTGCCGACGCTGGTCGAGGAGCTCGGTGCGAGCAGTTCCGAGAGCTTGTGGATCATCAATGCCTATCCGGTGGTGATGGCCGGGCTGCTGCTGGGCAGCGGCACCCTGGGCGACCGGGTGGGACACCGGAGGATGCTCCTGATCGGCCTGGTGGTCTTCGGCGCCGCCTCGCTCGCCGCCGCGTTCTCCCCGACCCCGGAGGCCCTGATAGCGGCTCGGGCCTTCCTGGCCGTCGGCGCGGCGGCGATGATGCCCGCGACGCTCGCCCTGATCCGCATCACGTTCGAGGACGAGCGCGAGCGCAACATGGCCATCGCCGTCTGGGGGACTCTGGCGATCGTGGGCAGCGCACTGGGCCCGATCATCAGCGGGCTCCTGCTGCAGAGCTTCTGGTGGGGATCGGTGTTCCTCATCAACGTCCCCGTCGCCGTCGTGGCCCTGGTCGCCACGCCGGTCCTCGCGCCGCCCGACGACGCGGACCCCACCAAGCGGTGGGACCTCCCCTCCTCGCTCCTCGCACTCGTCGCCCTGGTAGGCCTCGTGATCGCGATCAAGGAAACGGCGAAGGCCGAACCGGAGCCCCTGTTCACCGCTGCCGCCGTCCTCGCCGCCGTGGCCGGAGGCTGGGCCTTCGCCGTGAGGCAGCGCCGTCTGCCCCACCCGCTGCTGGACTTCGCGATCTTCCGCAACCGGGCCTTCCTCGCCGGGGTCCTGGCCGCCGGGTTCTCCATGTTCGCCATCGCCGGCATCCAGCTGATCACCACACAGCGCTTCCAGCTCGTGGAGGGCTTCACCCCGCTGCGGGCCGGCCTCCTGGTCGCCGCCGTCGCCGTGGGAGCGCTGCCGACAGCCGTGGCCGGCGGCGCCGTCCTGCACCGGGTCGGACTGCTGCCCATCGTCGCGGGCGGTCTGGCCCTCAGCACGGTCGGCTCCGTGCTGATCCTGCTGAACTTCGACACCAGCACGGGGCTGCTCGTCACCGGGCTACTCATCACGGGCGCCGGTCTCGGAGCGGCCATGTCCGTCGCCTCCAGTGCGATCATGGGCAACGTCCCGGCCCGCCGCGCGGGCATGGCCTCCTCCGTGGAGGAGGTGTCCTACGAGTTCGGCAGCCTGATCGCGGTCGCGCTGCTCGGCAGCCTCATGACCGCCGTCTACACCGCGACGATCGACCTGCCGTCCGGAGCCCCGGACTCCGCACGTGACAGCCTCGACAGGGCGCTCGCACTGGCCGGGGACGACCCCTCGTTGATCACAGCCGCATCAGCCGCCTTCGACGGTGCCTACTTCACCGTCATGATCGTGGTCACCGCGGTCATGGCCGTGGGTGCGGTCGTGACCGGCCTTCTCCTGCGCCGCCACGGGCCCGGATCGACCCTGTCCACCCCCGCACCTCACTGA